One Cryptomeria japonica chromosome 9, Sugi_1.0, whole genome shotgun sequence genomic window carries:
- the LOC131054859 gene encoding uncharacterized protein LOC131054859, whose product MEASTNFVKQVWSVVRGVVKTKSTALKERATDVVKSKLVTLGLVKNKKIFKAICYKMNVLFHAEKEENNDNMALAVCAPSAAEAKYEPAELDNLSHTLFESPRNSISSMLDGRLSTCTDLAELEDEIDDLADIFIKRFHAQMRFQKQSSFKRYLEMLNRGV is encoded by the coding sequence ATGGAGGCTTCTACAAATTTTGTCAAGCAAGTTTGGTCTGTAGTGAGAGGTGTTGTGAAAACCAAGTCGACTGCTCTGAAAGAGAGAGCAACTGATGTAGTGAAGTCAAAACTGGTTACTCTTGGGCTTGTCAAGAATAAGAAGATATTCAAGGCAATCTGTTATAAGATGAATGTTTTGTTTCATGCTGAGAAAGAGGAGAACAATGATAATATGGCGCTTGCTGTTTGTGCTCCTTCTGCTGCTGAAGCAAAGTATGAACCAGCTGAGCTTGATAATCTGTCACATACCCTGTTTGAGTCGCCAAGAAACTCCATTTCTTCTATGCTTGATGGTCGGCTTTCTACCTGTACTGATTTGGCAGAGCTGGAAGATGAAATTGATGATCTGGCTGACATTTTTATCAAAAGATTTCATGCCCAGATGCGATTTCAGAAGCAGAGTTCTTTCAAGCGCTACCTGGAGATGCTCAACAGGGGTGTCTAA